The following nucleotide sequence is from Acyrthosiphon pisum isolate AL4f chromosome A2, pea_aphid_22Mar2018_4r6ur, whole genome shotgun sequence.
ttttttacttaaaaatgcctttattgtatttaattttcaattgatttaatagttttatacacGACATACGTATAAATGGTACAAATCGATGAGATTTTCTGAAAACTgtgcattttttgacattttaaatgctttttttactGATTACATTGCCTTTAAATCCGAACCTTTATTATAACTATcactaataattaaacaatttataacagTACATTAATcagttttatttgtaaataaaatctttaaacacccataacaaaaatataaaaaagtaatatctgatgtttatttaataaaatatacatacaatttaaatatttttatcattagatACTTCAATAACATGGAATTTTGATTACTGATCccattaattagtaataataaatatattatacattacagatttctatttcagttttaaaaatatatacagtacaaaaaaaactgcgaaactaaataaaattagatataacaTATTGTAGCCACCACTATTTCTACTAAGCCTCGTAACTCGACCAAGTGTGTTACTCAAAAATCCTCCAGTGGTTTCAAAATCATGATCCATATCTCTTAGTAAGCGGTCCTGATATTTTACTTCTGCACCAATATCAATCGAGAGAGACTTCAAAGTATTCACCTTATCTTTTAGCTGTTCTGTTAAATCATCATTTTCTGTTTCAATAAACTCGCCACCATATGAACTGTTTGAAGGCAGCGGATCATAATAATTTCCTCCGTGAGATCTACGCattattttatctgaaaatacaaataataaattcaataaaatatttttattttttatttttacttaggtataatagtttaattaaaaacattttaccttTATAATCCAtcaactgtaaaaatatttatattttatctttttgttttgaaatagcattcattatcataatatatacatttcaatatttagatattttaataattataattttgtgaagattttttattattttatattcaatatctaatgaaattttacttttattatttgtcCTATCAGTGCCCCGTTGTCTACTTTTCGtgtactgataagtgataagtgataacaaattatatcaaaagACTTTCGTACCAGGTCCTATATCATGGTTTTCACTTTTCAGATTTCACTATTACAGTCATTTCAGAACTCTGACAACTATGCTTAACAATTTAGGCAATATAACCAATTGTTAAGTAATgcgtttgttttttattaatatttaattgtttgttttgaaaCTATAGTTTTGTGTGTTGACACcaattcaaacatttataatataatactttagatataattttattattttacttttattatgtaatttgacTCCTAATACTGTTTCTAAACACAAATTTCTACTTTCTAGTTTTTCAATTAGAcataccaaaattattattcatactgtAAGTgcatttaattatacttaaatacaagCATacaatgaattttatatttatactatttacccAGTGGCATTTCCAGTATTTTGCTTTTGATGGTGGTATGACGGTGTGTGTTcgtgtggggggaggggggtaataattcattattaaatttatgttaagtTTAATTTGGATAATGGATTCCTTATAAATTTGGTAGATATGTTGATGCAGTGGATATAACATTCTAGACTTGTACCAACCTTAATAcagataatagttttaatatgtgattACGTCTAACGTAGTAAGTTCACAAAACACtgaatgcaatttaaaatattcttaaaatttgGGTTGATAGGGGTTGTTACTTCTAGGCATAAGTGCAACTAGACCTATATTTTTGAGGTTGCACAAATTGTGAAGAATTCCTAGACCCCCAAACCCTTAACACTGTATCTAGGGTGTAACAGGAAGATCTGAAAAAAATGGCGCTACTTAAATGTGTGactaaattgtgaaaaaaatattttttgaaaaaagttgttatgttctaaattaatttactctaaaaaataatgatattttaaaatattctaaaaaataaactacttgacttagatgaTTGTTTTTACCTGACCGATGTGCTCCCCCCCCATCCTAGTTGTGCCAATGCTCCTAGGCCCTAGTTAGGCCACTCTACGCCTCTgtgtttatctttattattgttttgtaaacatattcacatattattctGATATTAGtttattctgtatattatagtatatataagaaaattgtataacaatgttTCGAAATGGTAAGTTTTCTGAAACGACTCCATCAAAACAGTCACGAAGTGAACGTTTTCAAGAAATGTCTAAGCAACAACAATTAATTGAACAGAAAAAACGTGAAATTCAAGCTCggtttgaagaaaaaaaaaagaaaattgctGAACTAACAGgagaaaataaatcaaaacaaccTTTGGCTATTactaaaaatgcaataaaattggacaaaattaaatcattttatcaaaaatccaggagtacaaaaaagtaaattaatattttctaatagttgtgttagttttataaatatatttttcaaattaatgtatTTGGTTGAACAGGAATGAAACTTCAGCAAAAGGTTCTAATGAAGAACTACCATATGAGTCAACAGGAGCTCATAAGAATAAACCTAGTTTAGCCGAAGTTTTTGAGAAAGATAACATTTCTGGTAAAATTtgactttatatattttttatttttttgctataCCATAATTTTCAACCTTGACAGGTTTCTTACAAAATTACAGTGGTCGGGACGCTACTAGTTTTTTGTAGCACGCTAACGATTCAGCTACTCCCCTGAAAAAGTAGCTTGCTACCGCTATcgctacttttttttaaatgtagcgcGCTGGTTCTAAcgctattttttaaatgtagtgcgCTAATTTTttgctacatttttaaaaatgttcttaatgaAAACTagtatttgtagtttgtactgatTTGACATTTGGTCACTGGACAGGACCCAAGACAAAAACTTCACTAATACACtaatcaatatcataatataaataaacaaatataatcatataattgaTGTTTTAATAATCACCAATTAGATTGTATGTAgcgacaaaataatgataattttcgaTACGCTAACCGGAAATATTTAGCGCGCTATAGTATTTCGGTATCTAAGGCATAAAGTAGCGATGCTACGTCAATCGCTACAAATTAAGTAGCGTGCTACTGTAACGTCACTACAATTAGCGCGCTACTCCCGGCCACTGCAAAATTGTAGGTAAAAATGATCTTATTGTCAACCAATTGTGTATACTGCATAAATATTCcagaattaataattacaatatgactgtggatattaaatatcaaattttattgtttgattttcAAGATATAATCATTTAATCGTATCACTATTTTCTTTTCAGCAAATTTActtgattttaatttgattaaaaaaaaagtttcattcaaaatttatcataatatagttaaaaatgttatattataagttacgtgaattattattttcctatccatgttatttttaaacgctttgaaaatatttaaaatagtcttattatattatatgtatatgaattttgttttttattattaatttattcatccaaatttgtatatttttagattcaaaagattttgaaaatagtatTGAACCAGAA
It contains:
- the ACYPI21107 gene encoding uncharacterized protein LOC100571150, whose product is MDYKDKIMRRSHGGNYYDPLPSNSSYGGEFIETENDDLTEQLKDKVNTLKSLSIDIGAEVKYQDRLLRDMDHDFETTGGFLSNTLGRVTRLSRNSGGYNMLYLILFSFAVFFVLYIFLKLK